One segment of uncultured Propionivibrio sp. DNA contains the following:
- a CDS encoding Spy/CpxP family protein refolding chaperone, protein MPRRIFARSAIVAGIVVLSACATPYGGGMGGPGGGPGGMGGGGMNGGERGVSQGAAFKSPIEQIQEQLVDTAMALKLTPKQAVLWDTYQASVGALMADQVKQELFATTPRTALQLINGKVDVVRNRLTAMEEIAERATTLYQSLDDGQKTIADQRLAATVPALYSGLVVQSGGGRAGGGQEQGGHGGRGGPGGMGGPGGGMGRF, encoded by the coding sequence ATGCCCAGAAGGATTTTTGCGCGCTCGGCGATCGTCGCCGGCATTGTCGTCCTCAGCGCCTGCGCCACGCCTTACGGCGGCGGGATGGGGGGTCCCGGCGGCGGTCCCGGTGGCATGGGCGGCGGCGGGATGAACGGCGGCGAACGTGGTGTGTCTCAGGGGGCCGCCTTCAAGTCGCCGATCGAACAGATCCAGGAACAACTGGTCGACACGGCGATGGCCTTGAAACTGACGCCGAAACAGGCGGTGCTGTGGGATACCTACCAGGCCAGCGTCGGTGCGCTGATGGCCGATCAGGTCAAGCAGGAACTGTTCGCCACGACGCCGCGCACGGCCTTGCAACTGATCAATGGCAAGGTGGACGTTGTGCGCAATCGTCTGACGGCGATGGAGGAAATTGCCGAACGTGCGACGACGCTTTATCAGTCACTCGATGACGGGCAGAAGACGATCGCCGACCAGCGCCTTGCAGCGACGGTGCCGGCGCTCTATTCGGGACTCGTCGTCCAGAGTGGCGGCGGACGCGCCGGCGGAGGACAGGAACAAGGGGGACACGGTGGGCGTGGCGGTCCGGGTGGCATGGGCGGCCCCGGCGGTGGCATGGGACGTTTCTAG
- a CDS encoding phosphatase PAP2 family protein, which translates to MKTFALRCLPLLALLTAGCAELPPSTTPKSLPGGHPDHVIGYLQPDRIPDSRAFLPAPPTPDSAAFAADEDAYRRTRSLRDTPRWTLAHADANLGFPQAVGAFSCALGQTISAQETPHIAALLSRLRADVALTGASAKKHFQRQRPYLAHGDTSCTPEEKHKADSFPSSHSAIGWAWALMLAELAPERRDRLLKRGLAFGDSRVICGVHWQSDVDAGRLVGAAAVSLLHAEPEFVRQMRFAAKEIRAPQTGQAPTPDCAAELRTLEISPR; encoded by the coding sequence ATGAAGACATTCGCCCTGCGCTGCCTGCCGCTGCTCGCACTTCTCACCGCCGGCTGTGCCGAACTGCCGCCATCGACAACGCCGAAAAGTCTGCCCGGCGGCCACCCCGATCATGTGATCGGCTATCTCCAGCCCGACCGTATCCCCGACAGCCGCGCCTTCCTGCCGGCCCCGCCGACGCCGGACAGCGCCGCCTTCGCCGCCGACGAGGACGCCTACCGGCGCACGCGTTCGCTGCGCGACACGCCGCGCTGGACGCTTGCCCATGCCGACGCCAATCTCGGTTTCCCCCAAGCCGTCGGGGCATTTTCCTGTGCGCTCGGCCAGACGATCTCGGCGCAGGAAACACCGCATATCGCCGCCCTGCTCAGCCGCTTGCGCGCTGATGTCGCGCTCACCGGGGCCAGCGCCAAGAAGCATTTCCAGCGCCAGCGCCCCTATCTCGCGCACGGCGACACGAGCTGTACGCCCGAGGAAAAGCACAAGGCCGATTCCTTCCCGTCCAGCCATTCCGCCATCGGTTGGGCCTGGGCGCTGATGCTCGCCGAGCTCGCGCCGGAACGCCGCGACCGCCTGCTCAAGCGCGGGCTCGCCTTCGGCGACAGCCGCGTCATCTGCGGCGTACACTGGCAAAGCGACGTTGACGCCGGCCGCCTGGTCGGCGCGGCCGCCGTCAGCCTGCTCCATGCCGAACCGGAATTCGTCCGCCAGATGCGCTTCGCCGCCAAGGAGATCCGCGCGCCCCAAACCGGACAGGCGCCGACGCCCGACTGCGCCGCAGAACTCCGGACGCTGGAAATCTCACCGCGCTAG
- a CDS encoding polysaccharide deacetylase family protein: MRCRRLIAACLGLALAGATDAAPERSRAAGDTAAFVFANVSGPAAATEIPTPIPAAWQSFDRGEQSRLAVLLTDTDSSWLSLAHGLRTTGIPFRLTRDVKEALRHRVVMVYPTMSGRVLDAEAYAALSRFPDEGGTLIGVDVEGDALGKVFGFTTTAPSRARSRITFDAAHALSTGFTDAREQTIPFSNPRQGAAAFGSLGYVGATAPLAVYDDGSAAITERKTGKGSAIAIGIDLGFLFAIGYNNREEGVARDYANGFEPAIDVLLRLIGNIYRAGEPNAVTLHTVPQGKALTVLMTHDVDYTQSLANALAYARFEAEAGVPATYFVQTKYVRDWNDAVFFNDNGIALLKELAANDIEIGSHSVAHSMLFHQLPLGSGRERYPDYRPFVRSATRTDGATIFGELRVSRFLLEHFVGDGAVVSFRPGHLRNPYAAPQAMQAVGYRYSSSATANNSLTHLPFRLTYDRAGTAEVDVFEFPVGIEDEAAPRLLDRLPQAVALAGQLARYGGTLVVLIHPDITGHKLEFEKRFVAAVADRAWFGSMRAFGDFWAARDAVDVDIRMSDGLPQLHLHVDRAVPGLTLVLPSGHRAESVTPSSGTWRQDGTQLVIDLTAGDTIVRLRPTEGPP; the protein is encoded by the coding sequence ATGCGCTGCCGACGCCTGATTGCAGCCTGCCTCGGCCTGGCCCTCGCCGGCGCCACCGATGCCGCGCCCGAGCGTTCGCGCGCCGCCGGCGACACCGCCGCCTTCGTGTTCGCAAATGTCAGCGGTCCCGCCGCCGCCACCGAGATCCCGACGCCAATCCCGGCGGCATGGCAATCCTTCGACCGCGGCGAGCAGAGCCGTCTGGCCGTGCTGCTGACCGATACCGATTCGTCCTGGCTCAGCCTCGCGCACGGCCTGCGCACGACAGGCATTCCCTTCCGCCTGACCCGCGACGTCAAGGAAGCGCTGCGCCATCGCGTCGTCATGGTCTATCCGACGATGTCCGGCCGCGTCCTCGACGCCGAGGCCTACGCCGCGCTGTCGCGATTCCCGGACGAAGGCGGCACGCTGATCGGCGTCGACGTCGAGGGCGATGCACTCGGCAAGGTGTTCGGATTCACGACGACGGCACCGTCGCGCGCGCGCAGCAGGATCACTTTCGATGCCGCGCACGCGCTGTCGACCGGCTTCACCGACGCCCGCGAACAAACGATTCCCTTCTCCAACCCGCGCCAGGGCGCCGCCGCCTTCGGCAGCCTTGGCTATGTCGGCGCCACGGCGCCGCTCGCCGTGTACGACGACGGCAGCGCCGCCATCACCGAACGCAAGACCGGCAAAGGCAGCGCCATTGCCATCGGCATCGACCTCGGCTTCCTCTTCGCCATCGGCTACAACAACCGCGAGGAAGGCGTCGCCAGGGACTATGCCAACGGCTTCGAACCGGCGATCGATGTGCTGCTCCGGCTGATCGGCAACATCTACCGCGCCGGCGAACCGAACGCCGTGACGCTGCACACGGTGCCACAGGGGAAAGCGCTGACGGTATTGATGACGCACGACGTCGACTACACGCAGTCGCTCGCCAACGCCCTCGCCTACGCCAGGTTCGAAGCCGAAGCCGGCGTACCGGCCACCTATTTCGTCCAGACCAAATACGTCCGCGACTGGAATGACGCCGTCTTCTTCAACGACAACGGCATAGCGCTGCTGAAGGAACTGGCGGCCAACGACATCGAGATCGGCAGCCACTCGGTCGCGCATTCGATGCTGTTCCACCAGTTGCCGCTCGGCAGCGGCCGCGAGCGTTACCCGGATTACCGGCCCTTCGTCCGCAGCGCCACGCGCACCGACGGCGCCACGATCTTCGGCGAACTGCGCGTCAGCCGCTTTCTCCTCGAGCATTTCGTCGGCGACGGCGCCGTCGTGAGCTTCCGCCCGGGCCATTTGCGCAACCCCTACGCCGCGCCGCAAGCCATGCAGGCCGTCGGCTATCGCTACAGCTCGTCGGCGACAGCCAACAATTCACTGACGCACCTGCCGTTCCGGCTGACGTACGACCGCGCCGGCACGGCCGAGGTCGATGTCTTTGAATTCCCCGTCGGCATCGAGGACGAAGCGGCGCCGCGACTGCTCGACCGCCTGCCGCAAGCCGTCGCGCTGGCCGGGCAACTGGCGCGCTACGGCGGCACGCTGGTCGTCCTCATCCATCCCGACATCACCGGACACAAGCTCGAATTCGAGAAGCGCTTCGTCGCCGCTGTCGCCGACCGCGCCTGGTTCGGCAGCATGCGCGCCTTCGGCGATTTCTGGGCGGCGCGCGACGCGGTCGACGTCGACATCCGCATGAGCGACGGACTGCCGCAACTGCACCTTCATGTCGACCGGGCAGTGCCGGGTCTGACGCTCGTCCTGCCGTCGGGCCACCGCGCCGAGAGCGTCACGCCGTCGTCCGGCACATGGCGACAGGACGGCACGCAACTGGTGATCGACCTGACGGCCGGCGACACGATCGTGCGCCTGCGTCCCACCGAAGGCCCTCCGTGA
- a CDS encoding TolC family protein, whose product MFFSKRLIFSILAIPACLAMTTAQAAEPPAGAAYSLDQLIALTLEHNRGLRAAGDLVDAARAGIDSAQAFPNPEIETMQGSVRMRQPGVTEGDSRAVWVSQRIDYPWLRSARIGAADAGFDAARAEARHTRNELLARLRYRFYELLRYEAELNAAHDDETTIEQIAHRIKIKVDTGESPRFEAIKAETELLSARKMVQSAELRQHQARATLRQLVGNVLPQNFRVAGKLDDTVAVPPLETLLAEVRERNPDLARQRALTRQAENLREHERRLRWPALTVRGGYDQTPDTRDNRIGVVLTLPLWDRRSGPVAEAEARLSRARNEEAQQEFTLQQNLEVAWQQWQIAASQVQALQSGILRQAEAALRIAEAAYRYGERGILDYLDAQRVYRAARNELIAARFDQQVATLEIDRLRATLAQSSPTAEP is encoded by the coding sequence ATGTTTTTCTCAAAACGCCTCATTTTTTCCATCCTGGCCATTCCGGCCTGCCTAGCCATGACAACGGCACAGGCCGCCGAGCCGCCGGCCGGCGCGGCGTACTCGCTCGACCAATTGATCGCGTTGACGCTCGAACACAACCGCGGATTGCGCGCCGCCGGCGATCTCGTCGACGCCGCGCGCGCCGGCATCGACAGTGCCCAGGCCTTTCCGAATCCGGAAATCGAGACCATGCAGGGCAGCGTCCGCATGCGCCAGCCCGGCGTCACCGAGGGCGACAGCCGCGCCGTCTGGGTATCGCAGCGCATCGACTATCCTTGGCTGCGCAGCGCCCGTATCGGCGCTGCCGACGCGGGTTTCGACGCGGCGCGGGCGGAGGCCCGGCACACCCGCAACGAACTCCTCGCCCGCCTGCGTTATCGCTTCTACGAACTTCTGCGCTATGAAGCAGAACTGAACGCCGCGCACGACGATGAAACGACGATCGAGCAGATCGCCCATCGCATCAAGATCAAGGTCGATACCGGCGAATCGCCGCGCTTCGAGGCGATCAAGGCCGAAACCGAACTGCTCAGCGCCCGCAAGATGGTGCAAAGCGCCGAGTTGCGCCAGCATCAGGCGCGTGCCACCCTGCGCCAACTCGTCGGCAACGTCCTGCCACAGAACTTCCGCGTTGCCGGCAAGCTCGACGACACGGTCGCCGTGCCGCCCCTGGAGACCTTGCTGGCCGAAGTGCGCGAGCGCAATCCGGACCTCGCCCGCCAGCGCGCGCTGACGCGACAGGCCGAGAACCTGCGCGAGCACGAACGCCGGCTGCGCTGGCCGGCGCTGACCGTACGCGGCGGCTACGACCAGACCCCCGACACCCGCGACAACCGCATCGGCGTCGTCCTGACGCTGCCGCTCTGGGATCGCCGCAGCGGCCCGGTCGCCGAAGCCGAGGCGCGGCTGTCGCGGGCGCGCAACGAGGAAGCGCAGCAGGAATTCACGCTGCAGCAGAATCTCGAAGTCGCCTGGCAACAGTGGCAGATCGCCGCGTCGCAGGTGCAGGCACTGCAATCGGGCATCCTGCGCCAGGCCGAAGCGGCGCTGCGTATCGCCGAAGCCGCCTACCGCTACGGCGAGCGCGGCATCCTCGACTACCTCGATGCCCAGCGCGTCTATCGCGCCGCCCGTAACGAACTCATCGCCGCCCGCTTCGACCAGCAGGTCGCCACCCTCGAAATCGACCGCCTGCGCGCCACGCTGGCCCAATCCTCGCCGACCGCCGAACCATGA
- a CDS encoding efflux RND transporter permease subunit, producing the protein MESLIKTALQQRLVVAVLAAVLLVFGINAARKLSVDAFPDVTNVQVQIATEATGRSPEEVERFVTVPLEIGMTGLPGLTEMRSLNKPGLSLITLVFTDKTDVYFARQLVMERLMEAGSKLPTGVTPVLGPVSTGLGEVYQYTLDRPDDGKRELSEQELSERRIVQDWVVRPLLRSIPGVAEINSQGGFEKQYQVLVSPDRLRHHQLTIQQVYQALARNNANSGGGVLPHYAEQYLIRGVGLIRSLDDIGAIVLKEVGGTPVYVRDVAEVRIGSGVRAGAVVKDGVTESVGGIVMMIRGGNAKEIVTRIKQRVAEINAKGMLPDKLRIVPYYDRSELVDAAIETVVKVLLEGVAFVVAILFVFLGDLRSSLVVVATLVLTPLLTFMAMNHYGISANLMSLGGLAIAIGLMVDGSVVVVENAFAHLGRNAHGESRLRVVFNAVKEVATPVVFGVGIIILVFLPLMTLKGMEGKMFSPLAYTIAIALFVSLVLSLTLTPVLSSYLLKVEVGKGEHETRAIAALKRPYLRLLHWALAHERKTLASAAALLVFTLALFPFLGTAFIPEMKEGSLVPGINRVPNISLEESIKMEMEAMRLVMQVPGVKSAVSGVGRGESPADPQGQNESTPIVSLKPRSEWPHGWTQDDISEAMRDKLKALPGVQIVMAQPISDRVDEMVTGVRSDVAIKVFGDDLDLLRKKAEEIARLAQTIPGAEDLRVERISGQQYLTIDIDRQAIARFGLNASDIHDVIEIAIGGKEAVQIFEGERRFSGIVRLPERFRNDVESIRNLIISAPNGAQVNLQSIARIGVGDGPAQISREMAKRRIVVGVNVKGRDLGGFVAELRGKVEQRISLPEGYNLEWGGQFQNMERALGHLAIIVPATIAAIFFLLFLLFGSVRMASLIILVLPFASLGGVIALFLTGEYLSVPASVGFIALWGIAVLNGVVLVSYIRSLRHDGMPLAEAIVQGATQRFRPVMMTATVALLGLIPFLFSTGPGSEVQRPLAIVVIGGLITSTLLTLVMLPTLYRRFDEPPVET; encoded by the coding sequence ATGGAGTCACTGATCAAGACCGCGCTACAGCAGCGTCTCGTCGTCGCCGTGCTGGCCGCCGTGCTGCTCGTCTTCGGCATCAACGCCGCGCGCAAGCTGTCGGTCGACGCTTTTCCCGATGTCACCAACGTTCAGGTCCAGATCGCCACCGAGGCGACCGGCCGCTCGCCCGAGGAGGTCGAGCGTTTCGTCACTGTGCCGCTCGAGATCGGCATGACCGGCCTGCCCGGTCTCACCGAGATGCGCTCGCTGAACAAGCCGGGCCTGTCGCTGATCACGCTGGTATTCACCGACAAGACCGACGTCTACTTCGCCCGCCAGCTCGTCATGGAACGCCTGATGGAGGCCGGCAGCAAACTGCCGACCGGCGTCACCCCCGTGCTCGGCCCGGTGTCGACCGGCCTCGGCGAGGTCTATCAATACACGCTCGACCGGCCCGACGACGGCAAGCGCGAACTCAGCGAACAGGAACTGAGCGAACGCCGCATCGTCCAGGACTGGGTCGTCCGCCCGCTGCTGCGTTCGATTCCGGGCGTCGCCGAGATCAACTCGCAGGGCGGTTTCGAGAAGCAGTACCAGGTGCTCGTCAGCCCCGACCGCCTGCGCCACCACCAGCTGACGATCCAGCAGGTCTACCAGGCGCTGGCGCGCAACAACGCCAACTCCGGCGGCGGCGTCCTGCCGCACTACGCCGAGCAATACCTGATCCGCGGCGTCGGCCTCATCCGCAGCCTCGACGACATCGGCGCCATCGTGCTCAAGGAAGTCGGCGGCACGCCGGTCTATGTGCGCGACGTCGCCGAGGTACGCATCGGCAGCGGCGTCCGCGCCGGCGCCGTCGTCAAGGATGGCGTCACCGAATCGGTCGGCGGTATCGTCATGATGATCCGCGGCGGCAACGCCAAGGAGATCGTCACCCGCATCAAGCAGCGCGTCGCCGAGATCAATGCCAAGGGCATGCTTCCGGACAAGCTCCGCATCGTTCCCTACTACGACCGTTCGGAACTCGTCGACGCGGCCATCGAGACCGTCGTCAAGGTGTTGCTCGAAGGCGTCGCCTTCGTCGTCGCCATTCTCTTCGTCTTCCTCGGCGACCTGCGCTCCTCGCTCGTCGTCGTTGCCACGCTGGTGCTGACGCCACTGCTGACCTTCATGGCGATGAACCACTACGGCATCTCGGCCAACCTGATGTCGCTCGGCGGTCTCGCCATCGCCATCGGCCTGATGGTCGACGGCTCGGTCGTCGTCGTCGAGAACGCTTTCGCCCACCTCGGCCGCAATGCCCACGGCGAATCGCGCCTGCGCGTCGTCTTCAACGCCGTCAAGGAGGTCGCGACACCGGTCGTCTTCGGTGTCGGCATCATCATCCTCGTCTTCCTCCCGCTGATGACGCTCAAGGGCATGGAAGGCAAGATGTTCTCCCCCCTCGCCTATACCATTGCCATCGCGCTGTTCGTCTCGCTGGTGCTGTCGCTGACGCTGACACCGGTGCTCTCCTCCTACCTGCTCAAGGTCGAGGTCGGCAAGGGCGAACACGAAACGCGCGCCATCGCCGCGCTCAAGCGCCCCTACCTGCGCCTCCTCCACTGGGCGCTCGCCCACGAACGCAAGACGCTGGCATCGGCCGCCGCCCTGCTGGTGTTCACGCTGGCGCTCTTCCCCTTTCTCGGCACCGCCTTCATCCCCGAAATGAAGGAAGGCTCGCTGGTGCCGGGCATCAACCGCGTGCCGAACATCTCGCTCGAAGAGTCGATCAAGATGGAAATGGAGGCGATGCGCCTCGTCATGCAGGTGCCGGGCGTCAAGTCGGCGGTCTCCGGCGTTGGCCGCGGCGAATCGCCGGCCGACCCGCAGGGACAGAACGAATCGACGCCGATCGTCAGCCTCAAGCCACGCAGCGAATGGCCGCACGGCTGGACCCAGGACGACATCTCCGAAGCCATGCGCGACAAGCTGAAGGCCTTGCCCGGCGTGCAGATCGTCATGGCCCAGCCGATTTCCGACCGCGTGGACGAAATGGTCACCGGCGTGCGTTCCGACGTCGCCATCAAGGTCTTCGGCGACGACCTTGACCTCTTGCGCAAAAAGGCCGAGGAAATCGCCCGGCTGGCGCAGACCATCCCCGGCGCCGAGGATTTGCGCGTCGAACGCATCAGCGGCCAGCAGTACCTGACCATCGACATCGACCGGCAGGCCATCGCCCGCTTCGGGCTCAATGCCAGTGACATCCACGATGTCATCGAGATCGCCATCGGCGGCAAGGAGGCCGTTCAGATCTTCGAGGGCGAACGGCGCTTCTCGGGCATCGTCCGCCTGCCCGAGCGTTTCCGCAACGATGTCGAATCGATCCGCAACCTGATCATCTCGGCGCCCAACGGCGCCCAGGTCAACCTGCAGAGCATCGCCCGCATCGGCGTTGGCGACGGCCCGGCGCAGATCAGCCGCGAAATGGCCAAGCGGCGCATCGTCGTCGGCGTCAACGTCAAGGGCCGCGACCTCGGCGGCTTCGTCGCCGAACTGCGCGGCAAGGTCGAGCAGCGCATCAGCCTGCCTGAAGGCTACAACCTCGAATGGGGCGGCCAGTTCCAGAACATGGAACGTGCGCTCGGGCATCTCGCAATCATCGTCCCGGCAACGATCGCCGCCATCTTCTTCCTGCTCTTCCTGCTCTTCGGCTCGGTGCGCATGGCCAGCCTGATCATTCTCGTGCTGCCTTTCGCCTCGCTCGGCGGCGTCATCGCCCTCTTCCTCACCGGCGAATACCTGTCGGTGCCCGCCTCGGTCGGTTTCATCGCGCTGTGGGGGATCGCCGTGCTCAACGGCGTTGTCCTCGTCAGTTACATCCGCAGCCTGCGCCACGACGGTATGCCGCTTGCCGAAGCAATCGTCCAGGGCGCGACGCAACGCTTCCGTCCGGTGATGATGACGGCGACCGTCGCGCTGCTCGGCCTCATCCCCTTCCTGTTCTCGACAGGACCGGGATCGGAAGTGCAGCGACCGCTGGCCATCGTCGTCATCGGCGGGCTGATCACCTCGACGCTGCTCACGCTCGTCATGCTGCCGACGCTCTACCGCCGCTTCGACGAGCCGCCGGTGGAAACCTGA
- a CDS encoding P-II family nitrogen regulator, whose protein sequence is MKEIKAIIRPTKLAALREALRDAPGFPGMTVTKVEGLSAPSRIGGLRHSPREELVDFTPKLRIEIVAPDDVADTLVELIVRICNTGQIGDGLVWLTPVDRAVFVHKTVAGSEPG, encoded by the coding sequence ATGAAGGAAATCAAGGCCATCATCCGCCCTACCAAACTCGCCGCGCTGCGCGAAGCCCTGCGCGACGCGCCCGGTTTTCCCGGCATGACGGTGACCAAGGTCGAAGGCTTGTCGGCGCCATCGCGCATCGGCGGGCTCCGTCACAGTCCGCGCGAAGAACTCGTCGACTTCACGCCGAAGCTCCGCATCGAGATCGTCGCGCCCGACGACGTGGCCGACACCCTCGTCGAGCTGATCGTACGCATCTGTAATACCGGCCAGATCGGCGACGGCCTCGTCTGGCTGACGCCGGTGGACCGCGCCGTCTTCGTGCACAAGACCGTCGCCGGCAGCGAACCGGGCTGA
- a CDS encoding efflux RND transporter periplasmic adaptor subunit — MKTTRLAPTVHALAYVFIALTFALVLAGCGKQKPGETSNTPPPDPNVVTAPESLNGVLKVTEVGTAPISDTLRVAGRVDFDEQHVARIGAPITGRVVELLAETGQAVTQGQPLARLHSVELGNAQLAYVKSAAQAKLQAQSAARARLLFDSDVIGAAELQRRESEYAIAKAEQQAAADQLRVLGVGARELDHIAASGGINSVAPVIATLSGVVVERKVVKGLVVQPADALFTVADLSRVWVIAQVPEAESGAVRVGQTVEIEVPALGNAKRQAKLIFVSDIVNPETRTITVRTEMDNPDRELKPAMLATMLIQSRPQERLVVPTQAIVREENVDYVFVDEGERRYRLTRVRLRGDHQGVQVVEQGLRPGERVVVEGAFHLNNERKRAELEGS, encoded by the coding sequence ATGAAAACGACCCGACTCGCTCCGACCGTCCACGCCCTCGCCTACGTCTTCATCGCGCTCACGTTCGCCCTCGTCCTCGCCGGTTGCGGCAAGCAAAAACCCGGCGAAACCAGCAACACGCCGCCGCCCGACCCCAACGTCGTCACCGCGCCGGAATCCCTCAATGGCGTCCTCAAGGTCACCGAAGTCGGCACCGCGCCGATCAGCGACACGCTGCGCGTCGCCGGCCGCGTCGATTTCGACGAGCAGCATGTCGCCCGCATCGGCGCGCCGATCACCGGCCGCGTCGTCGAGTTGCTGGCGGAGACGGGACAGGCCGTCACGCAGGGCCAGCCGCTCGCCCGGCTGCACAGCGTCGAACTCGGCAATGCCCAGCTCGCCTACGTCAAATCGGCCGCCCAGGCCAAACTGCAGGCCCAGAGCGCGGCGCGCGCACGCCTGCTCTTCGATTCCGATGTCATCGGCGCCGCCGAACTGCAGCGGCGCGAGTCCGAATACGCGATCGCCAAGGCTGAACAGCAGGCGGCCGCCGACCAGTTGCGCGTGCTCGGCGTCGGTGCCCGCGAACTTGACCACATCGCCGCCAGCGGCGGCATCAATTCGGTGGCGCCGGTCATCGCCACGCTGTCCGGCGTCGTCGTCGAGCGCAAGGTCGTCAAAGGGCTGGTCGTGCAACCCGCCGACGCGCTGTTCACCGTCGCCGACCTGTCACGCGTCTGGGTCATCGCCCAGGTGCCGGAAGCCGAGAGCGGCGCCGTCCGCGTCGGCCAGACCGTCGAGATCGAGGTGCCGGCGCTCGGCAATGCCAAGCGCCAGGCCAAGCTCATCTTCGTCAGCGATATCGTCAATCCGGAAACGCGGACGATCACCGTCCGCACCGAGATGGACAACCCCGACCGGGAACTCAAGCCGGCGATGCTGGCGACGATGTTGATCCAGTCGCGACCGCAGGAACGGCTGGTCGTACCGACCCAGGCGATCGTGCGCGAGGAGAACGTCGATTACGTCTTCGTCGATGAAGGCGAACGGCGCTACCGCCTGACCCGCGTGCGCCTGCGCGGCGACCACCAGGGCGTCCAGGTCGTCGAACAGGGGTTGCGACCGGGTGAGCGCGTCGTCGTCGAAGGCGCCTTCCACCTCAACAACGAGCGCAAGCGCGCCGAACTCGAAGGGTCCTGA